One Nonomuraea angiospora DNA segment encodes these proteins:
- a CDS encoding sensor histidine kinase, which translates to MVTEQTHRAGRLRRSFAALSRLPRFGDVPVVIMLAWAGWLAVPWSFSGLAQARAAAAAAAADAESPPFSAESVLSEPLFAEPLLAEPLLTEPLLAEPFLAEPLFAQPVRAESPALVAETGAAEPVAWGIPAAQPHRLTTVRSGDGAGPDLPAAERSADGAGPDLLAAERARIAGEVHDAAGHGLAAIAMQAGIALVTLDDDPEQARASLRAIRETSTTALAQLRAALDGIDPPGADLAGLIDGVRAAGLPVDVEPANLTVPAHLRTAVYGVVRESLTNVLRHAGPTRALVRVGGAPGEFVVEVADRGAGRTSSGSGSGSGEGRGLAGMRARVTEAGGHLAAGPREGGGFQVTARFPRTSA; encoded by the coding sequence ATGGTGACGGAGCAGACGCACAGGGCCGGCCGCCTGCGCCGGTCGTTCGCGGCCCTGTCACGCCTGCCCCGGTTCGGCGACGTCCCCGTCGTGATCATGCTGGCGTGGGCGGGCTGGCTGGCCGTCCCGTGGTCGTTCAGCGGCCTCGCCCAGGCCCGCGCCGCGGCCGCTGCCGCCGCCGCGGACGCCGAGTCACCGCCGTTCTCCGCCGAGTCCGTGCTCTCCGAACCGCTTTTCGCCGAACCACTTCTCGCCGAACCACTTCTCACCGAGCCGCTTCTCGCCGAGCCATTTCTTGCCGAGCCGCTTTTCGCCCAGCCCGTACGCGCTGAGTCCCCGGCGCTTGTCGCCGAGACCGGCGCCGCCGAGCCGGTGGCGTGGGGCATCCCCGCCGCACAGCCCCACCGGCTCACGACGGTGCGTTCCGGCGACGGCGCCGGGCCCGACCTGCCGGCGGCGGAGCGTTCTGCCGACGGCGCCGGGCCCGACCTGCTGGCGGCGGAGCGGGCCAGGATCGCCGGCGAGGTGCACGACGCGGCCGGGCACGGCCTGGCCGCCATCGCCATGCAGGCCGGGATCGCCCTCGTCACCCTCGACGACGACCCCGAGCAGGCGCGCGCCTCGCTGCGGGCGATCAGGGAGACCAGCACGACGGCGCTCGCCCAGCTGCGGGCGGCGCTCGACGGCATCGACCCGCCGGGGGCCGACCTCGCCGGGCTGATCGACGGCGTGCGGGCGGCGGGCCTGCCGGTGGACGTCGAGCCCGCGAATCTCACCGTGCCCGCCCATCTCCGGACCGCCGTCTACGGGGTGGTGCGCGAGTCGCTGACCAACGTGCTGCGGCACGCGGGGCCCACCAGGGCGCTCGTGCGAGTGGGCGGCGCTCCGGGCGAGTTCGTGGTGGAGGTGGCCGATCGGGGCGCGGGCCGTACGAGCTCGGGTTCGGGTTCGGGCTCGGGCGAGGGGCGCGGGCTGGCCGGGATGCGCGCCAGGGTCACCGAAGCGGGCGGCCACCTCGCCGCCGGGCCGCGCGAGGGCGGCGGTTTCCAGGTGACCGCCCGGTTCCCCCGGACCTCCGCGTGA
- a CDS encoding PPOX class F420-dependent oxidoreductase, which yields MTFTPAELDYLSSQHLGRLASVSPGGQVQNNPVGFFVDAATGTITIGGHAMGASKKFRNVEKGSTVALVVDDLASVDPWVVRGIEIRGTAEALSDVDPPVPYFSREIIRITPKKITSWGLEGPRQTRNL from the coding sequence ATGACCTTCACACCAGCGGAACTTGACTACCTGTCCTCGCAGCACCTCGGCCGGCTGGCCTCCGTCTCGCCCGGCGGCCAGGTGCAGAACAACCCGGTCGGCTTCTTCGTCGACGCCGCGACCGGCACGATCACGATCGGCGGGCACGCCATGGGCGCGTCCAAGAAGTTCAGGAACGTCGAGAAGGGCAGCACCGTGGCCCTCGTCGTCGATGACCTGGCCTCGGTCGATCCGTGGGTCGTGCGCGGCATCGAGATCAGGGGCACGGCGGAGGCGCTGAGCGACGTCGACCCGCCCGTGCCGTACTTCTCGAGAGAGATCATCAGGATCACCCCGAAGAAGATCACCTCGTGGGGGCTGGAGGGCCCGCGCCAGACCCGGAACCTGTGA
- a CDS encoding phosphotriesterase family protein: protein MPEVLLRTVTGPVRAAAITGPVLPHEHLRTDMRWAVGIDSDPHRWLDEESAVTAELRELRQADGLGLVVDLTCVGMGRDAAALARMAAGSRVPVIASTGLFAEPFTNVGDADVDTLTARLMDEILSGVDDMGVFPGVIGEVGTWGAEPTPREERCLVAAARASLKSRLPVATHGAHAPALLEILLGQGLPGSRVAVGYAGTDLGAARKIAEAGAYVSLGVLGLGADQAARIALGLIEDGHAERLLISTGLSRVAQLRKYDGPGYAHLFHALLPRLREAGVGEDTIGLITTANPVRWLTAGMA, encoded by the coding sequence ATGCCCGAGGTCTTGCTTCGCACCGTCACCGGTCCCGTACGCGCCGCGGCCATCACCGGCCCCGTACTCCCCCATGAGCACCTGCGCACCGACATGCGCTGGGCCGTCGGCATCGACTCGGACCCGCACCGGTGGCTCGACGAGGAGTCGGCCGTCACCGCCGAGCTCCGCGAGCTTCGCCAGGCTGACGGCCTGGGCCTGGTGGTCGACCTGACCTGCGTGGGCATGGGCCGCGACGCCGCCGCCCTGGCCCGCATGGCGGCCGGCAGCCGGGTGCCGGTGATCGCCTCGACCGGCCTGTTCGCCGAGCCGTTCACGAACGTCGGCGACGCGGACGTGGACACGCTCACCGCCCGGCTCATGGACGAGATCCTCAGCGGCGTGGACGACATGGGCGTCTTCCCCGGCGTGATCGGCGAGGTCGGCACCTGGGGCGCCGAGCCGACGCCGCGCGAGGAGCGCTGCCTGGTCGCCGCCGCCCGCGCCTCGCTGAAGTCGCGCCTGCCCGTCGCCACGCACGGCGCGCATGCCCCCGCGCTCCTGGAGATCCTGCTCGGCCAGGGCCTGCCGGGCTCCCGGGTGGCCGTCGGCTACGCGGGCACCGACCTGGGCGCGGCCAGGAAGATCGCCGAGGCGGGCGCGTACGTGAGCCTGGGCGTGCTCGGCCTGGGCGCCGACCAGGCGGCCAGGATCGCGCTCGGCCTCATCGAGGACGGCCACGCGGAACGCCTGCTGATCAGCACGGGGCTGAGCCGGGTGGCGCAGCTGCGCAAGTACGACGGGCCGGGCTACGCGCACCTCTTCCACGCCCTGCTGCCGCGCCTGCGCGAGGCGGGCGTCGGCGAGGACACGATCGGCCTCATCACCACCGCGAACCCGGTGCGCTGGCTCACAGCCGGAATGGCTTGA
- a CDS encoding TIGR02611 family protein: protein MQVQNSDTGDADLLKGEAAEHSSMPERRTGLHGWLDGIRSTRTGALTLKIVFGVIGTVMVVAGLIMVPFPGPGWAVVFAGLAVLAVEFHWARRVLEFGKRTLHAWMEWYKRQGWLVRVVVLVVTVAAAAVIVYFGLRTLGFDAIAFVRGHI from the coding sequence GTGCAGGTTCAGAACTCCGACACCGGCGACGCCGACCTGCTCAAGGGTGAGGCCGCCGAGCATTCCAGCATGCCCGAACGCCGTACGGGCCTTCACGGGTGGCTGGACGGGATCAGGTCCACCCGCACGGGCGCGCTCACGCTGAAGATCGTGTTCGGCGTGATCGGGACCGTCATGGTGGTGGCCGGGCTGATCATGGTGCCCTTCCCCGGACCGGGGTGGGCGGTCGTGTTCGCCGGGCTGGCGGTGCTGGCCGTGGAGTTCCACTGGGCGCGCAGGGTGCTGGAGTTCGGCAAGCGCACGCTGCACGCCTGGATGGAGTGGTACAAGCGGCAGGGCTGGCTCGTGCGCGTCGTCGTGCTCGTCGTGACGGTGGCCGCGGCCGCGGTGATCGTCTACTTCGGCCTGCGCACGCTCGGCTTCGACGCGATCGCGTTCGTCCGGGGTCACATATAG
- a CDS encoding TolB family protein: MIAKIAIALSLTLSGHVTAGFTGPAAQADLVLPGTGGVKYRETTGDPVRLTAYGLGTKRTYLRSTAKSTFTWEQALSEVSVAPGGRLTAGVPRAYRSGFDSLIVTDRTTGAANRIRTVKKPLTASYASWSRDGKQVALTVEQKTGGTWRVIGYTVVDVAARTARTIRVTGLSAKAGFWWSPDGNLVSRYGTGLRIYRALDGAVLRTYAGAGLPTGPEDSFSPSGTRLTTWCPSRFKEQLCLVDPATGKIAQRVNARPEALFGWWDDSHVIAVVARGTAYRLVVLDLTGKATRVLAELPRTTWDADLWLSFTRGS, from the coding sequence GTGATCGCCAAAATCGCCATCGCGCTGTCCTTAACGCTTTCCGGCCACGTGACCGCGGGGTTCACGGGGCCCGCCGCCCAGGCGGACCTCGTCCTCCCCGGCACGGGGGGTGTGAAATATCGCGAAACGACGGGTGATCCGGTACGCCTGACCGCCTACGGCCTCGGCACCAAGCGCACCTACCTCAGGTCCACGGCCAAGAGCACGTTCACCTGGGAGCAGGCGCTGTCCGAAGTGTCCGTCGCGCCCGGTGGCCGGCTGACGGCAGGCGTGCCCAGGGCGTACCGGTCGGGCTTCGACTCCCTGATCGTCACCGACCGCACCACGGGCGCCGCCAACCGGATCCGGACCGTCAAGAAGCCCCTGACGGCTTCCTACGCCTCCTGGTCCCGCGACGGGAAACAGGTCGCGCTCACCGTCGAGCAGAAGACCGGCGGCACGTGGCGCGTGATCGGCTACACCGTCGTGGACGTGGCCGCCAGGACCGCGCGCACGATCAGGGTCACCGGCCTGAGCGCGAAAGCGGGCTTCTGGTGGAGCCCCGACGGCAACCTCGTCTCCAGGTACGGCACCGGGCTGCGTATCTACCGGGCCCTGGACGGCGCGGTCCTGCGCACCTACGCCGGAGCCGGCCTGCCGACCGGCCCCGAGGACTCGTTCTCGCCGTCGGGCACCCGCCTGACGACCTGGTGCCCGTCGCGCTTCAAGGAACAGCTCTGCCTGGTCGACCCGGCCACCGGCAAGATCGCCCAGCGGGTGAACGCCCGGCCGGAGGCGCTGTTCGGCTGGTGGGACGACAGCCACGTCATCGCCGTCGTGGCGCGCGGCACGGCCTACCGGCTGGTGGTGCTGGATCTGACCGGCAAGGCGACGCGCGTGCTCGCGGAGCTGCCCCGTACGACGTGGGACGCGGACCTCTGGCTCTCCTTCACCCGCGGGTCATAG
- a CDS encoding GroES family chaperonin has protein sequence MVEPKFEIQMLHDRVMIKLEPEAEERRSGSGIVIPATVKMANRLAWGEVCGVGTNVRSVKVGDKVLFNPDEQSEVEVHAQVYLVMRERDLHAVATQETDHGTGLYL, from the coding sequence GTGGTAGAGCCCAAGTTCGAGATTCAGATGCTGCACGACCGGGTCATGATCAAGCTGGAGCCGGAGGCCGAGGAGCGGCGCAGCGGCTCCGGGATCGTCATCCCCGCGACGGTCAAGATGGCCAACCGGCTGGCCTGGGGCGAGGTGTGCGGCGTCGGCACTAACGTGCGCTCGGTCAAGGTGGGCGACAAGGTGCTCTTCAACCCGGACGAGCAGTCCGAGGTCGAGGTGCACGCGCAGGTCTATCTGGTGATGCGCGAGCGCGACCTGCACGCCGTGGCCACCCAGGAGACCGACCACGGCACCGGCCTCTATCTATGA
- a CDS encoding endonuclease/exonuclease/phosphatase family protein gives MRTWVSWIVVVPFAGWAAVRLSGFEPDWPWVPVVAYTPYAVCAAVVSLALACLLRRWAAGTVALVTVLALVPAVLPRALADGNPDAGGPVLRVLAANLLVGRADTAELMALISRLRPDVLTLQEFTPDAMRRLDRAGVRARLPYAVTRPREGVGGSAVYARHPLTAGQAINYGGFGQARAWLRHPGGARVEIVSVHPCAPKRIGRQPCWQSGLEALPPAGKEPRVLAGDFNATLDHMPVRALLASGYRDAADVMGRGFVATWPQEGSRVDLPGVAIDHVLADSRMAVREFRVLPLKGTDHRPVFAELRLP, from the coding sequence GTGCGGACATGGGTGAGCTGGATCGTGGTGGTGCCGTTCGCGGGGTGGGCGGCGGTGCGGTTGAGCGGGTTCGAGCCGGACTGGCCGTGGGTGCCGGTGGTGGCGTACACGCCGTACGCGGTGTGCGCGGCGGTGGTGAGCCTGGCGCTGGCCTGCCTGCTGCGGCGGTGGGCGGCGGGCACGGTCGCGCTGGTCACGGTGCTGGCGCTGGTGCCGGCCGTGCTCCCCCGGGCCCTGGCGGACGGCAACCCCGACGCCGGCGGGCCGGTGCTGCGGGTGCTGGCGGCGAACCTGCTGGTGGGGCGGGCTGACACGGCCGAGCTGATGGCGCTGATCAGCAGGTTGCGGCCGGACGTGCTGACGTTGCAGGAGTTCACGCCGGACGCCATGCGGCGGCTGGACCGGGCCGGGGTGCGCGCGAGGTTGCCGTACGCCGTCACGCGCCCGAGGGAGGGGGTCGGCGGGTCGGCCGTGTACGCGCGCCACCCGCTCACGGCCGGGCAGGCCATCAACTACGGCGGCTTCGGGCAGGCCAGGGCCTGGCTCAGGCATCCCGGCGGGGCCCGCGTAGAGATCGTGTCGGTGCACCCGTGCGCGCCCAAGCGGATCGGCCGGCAGCCGTGCTGGCAGTCCGGCCTGGAGGCGCTGCCGCCCGCGGGCAAGGAGCCGCGGGTGCTGGCGGGCGACTTCAACGCCACGCTCGACCACATGCCGGTACGCGCCCTGCTGGCGAGCGGCTACCGGGACGCGGCCGACGTCATGGGGCGGGGGTTCGTGGCGACCTGGCCGCAGGAGGGGTCGCGGGTGGACCTGCCCGGCGTGGCGATCGACCATGTGCTGGCGGACTCGCGGATGGCGGTGCGGGAGTTCCGGGTGCTGCCGTTGAAGGGGACCGACCACCGGCCCGTGTTCGCCGAGCTCAGGCTGCCGTGA
- a CDS encoding ArgE/DapE family deacylase, with amino-acid sequence MRDVEAGVLNAIDEAETVNLLAETVGVPSVTGTDAESELQHRFARLLTEADMDVDVWKLDLPGLAARPGFPGTEAPRSEGYGVVAVTGGEGTPALALQGHVDVVPTGDLSKWEGRDPFAARISGDVLHGRGACDMKAGLVANLAVARAIKKAGVRLARPLAVHCVISEEDGGLGAFATLARGHTAQAAVITEPTSGAVITANAGALTFRLEIAGRAAHGATRHEGVSAVEVFWPVFEAIRRLETERNRDVPDPSRPGLFRGDGAPYPIEVGTVRAGDWASTVPDLLVAEGRLGVRLDEDPAQARAAFEEAVAGVAHPWLRANPPVVTWPGGQFASGRLPAGHALLDEVGRAVADVTGARPAEAAAPYGSDLRLYAAGGIPTLHYGPGDVRYAHAPREQVELKELREVTRALALLVVRRCGAL; translated from the coding sequence ATGCGCGACGTGGAGGCCGGCGTCCTGAACGCCATCGACGAGGCCGAGACCGTGAATCTGCTGGCCGAGACCGTCGGCGTCCCCAGCGTGACCGGCACCGACGCCGAGTCGGAGCTGCAGCACCGCTTCGCCCGCCTGCTCACCGAGGCCGACATGGACGTGGACGTCTGGAAGCTCGACCTCCCCGGCCTGGCCGCCCGCCCCGGCTTCCCCGGCACCGAGGCGCCCAGGAGCGAGGGCTACGGCGTGGTGGCCGTGACAGGTGGAGAGGGCACGCCCGCGCTGGCGCTGCAGGGGCACGTGGACGTCGTCCCGACCGGCGACCTGTCCAAGTGGGAGGGGCGCGACCCGTTCGCCGCCCGGATCAGCGGCGACGTGCTGCACGGCAGGGGCGCCTGCGACATGAAGGCGGGCCTGGTCGCGAACCTGGCCGTGGCGCGGGCGATCAAGAAGGCCGGGGTCAGGCTGGCCAGGCCGCTGGCCGTGCACTGCGTGATCAGCGAGGAGGACGGCGGGCTCGGCGCGTTCGCCACGCTCGCCCGGGGGCACACGGCGCAGGCCGCGGTCATCACCGAGCCCACCAGCGGCGCGGTCATCACGGCCAACGCGGGCGCGCTGACCTTCCGGCTGGAGATCGCCGGGCGGGCCGCCCACGGGGCCACCCGGCACGAGGGGGTCAGCGCGGTCGAGGTGTTCTGGCCGGTGTTCGAGGCGATCAGGCGGCTGGAGACCGAGCGCAACCGGGACGTTCCCGATCCCTCTCGGCCCGGCCTCTTCCGTGGCGACGGAGCGCCGTACCCGATCGAGGTCGGCACCGTGCGCGCGGGCGACTGGGCCAGCACCGTGCCCGACCTGCTGGTCGCCGAGGGGCGGCTCGGGGTCCGGCTGGACGAGGACCCGGCGCAGGCGCGGGCCGCGTTCGAGGAGGCGGTCGCCGGCGTCGCCCACCCCTGGCTGCGCGCGAACCCGCCGGTGGTGACGTGGCCCGGCGGCCAGTTCGCCAGCGGCCGGCTGCCCGCCGGGCACGCGCTGCTGGACGAGGTCGGCCGGGCGGTCGCCGACGTCACGGGCGCGCGGCCCGCAGAGGCGGCGGCGCCGTACGGGAGCGACCTGCGGCTGTACGCGGCCGGCGGGATCCCGACCCTGCACTACGGCCCCGGGGACGTACGGTACGCCCATGCCCCCAGGGAGCAGGTCGAGCTGAAGGAGCTGCGCGAGGTCACGCGGGCACTGGCACTGCTCGTGGTGCGCCGCTGCGGAGCACTCTGA
- a CDS encoding TetR/AcrR family transcriptional regulator, with protein MSESLELLVGQPVKERADAARNREKVLAAAARLFAEKGVEAVSMDAVAAAAGVGKGTLFRRFGDKSGLAVALLDARERELQQRVLSGPPPLGPGAPAPERLTAFVAAYLDYLFAHLDLVRMSETASPGARYRIGAYRFWHRHVAILLAECRPGVDADPLAHALLAATGAEAAAALKDAYGPDRAATAVTALATALTTAP; from the coding sequence ATGTCGGAGTCCCTGGAGCTTCTGGTCGGCCAGCCGGTGAAGGAGCGGGCGGACGCGGCCCGCAACCGGGAGAAGGTGCTGGCCGCGGCCGCCCGGCTGTTCGCGGAGAAGGGCGTGGAGGCGGTCTCGATGGACGCCGTCGCCGCGGCGGCCGGGGTGGGCAAGGGCACGCTCTTCCGGCGCTTCGGCGACAAGTCGGGGCTCGCCGTGGCGCTCCTCGACGCGCGCGAGCGCGAGCTGCAGCAGCGCGTCCTGTCCGGCCCGCCGCCCCTCGGGCCCGGCGCCCCCGCGCCCGAGCGCCTGACCGCCTTCGTGGCCGCCTATCTCGACTACCTCTTCGCCCACCTGGACCTGGTCCGCATGTCGGAGACCGCCAGCCCGGGGGCCCGCTACCGGATCGGGGCCTACCGCTTCTGGCACCGGCACGTGGCGATCCTGCTGGCCGAGTGCCGCCCGGGCGTCGACGCCGACCCGCTGGCCCACGCGCTGCTGGCCGCGACGGGCGCGGAGGCGGCCGCGGCCCTCAAGGACGCCTACGGCCCCGACCGCGCGGCCACGGCCGTCACCGCCCTCGCCACCGCCCTCACCACCGCCCCCTGA
- a CDS encoding ABC transporter ATP-binding protein → MARLSGTDLTLAYDQRVVATGLSVAIPDESFTVIIGPNACGKSTLLRALARMLRPESGAVHLDGSVITSLPSKEVARRLGLLPQSSVVPDGITVADLVARGRYPHQRLMRQWSRADEAAVSEAMRATDVAELADRIVDELSGGQRQRVWLAMALAQETPILLLDEPTTFLDISHQIEVLDLCADLHEAGRTMVAVLHDLNQACRYATHLIVMRAGEIVAEGDPTEIVTPELVRRVFDLRCEIIPDPQSGTPLIVPESRRRVSTSA, encoded by the coding sequence ATGGCCCGTTTGTCAGGTACTGATCTCACCCTCGCCTACGACCAGCGGGTCGTGGCGACCGGCCTGAGCGTGGCGATCCCCGACGAGTCCTTCACCGTGATCATCGGCCCGAACGCCTGCGGCAAGTCCACCCTGCTGCGCGCCCTGGCCCGGATGCTCAGGCCGGAGTCCGGCGCCGTCCACCTGGACGGGAGCGTGATCACGTCGCTGCCGTCGAAGGAGGTGGCGCGGCGGCTGGGCCTGCTCCCGCAGAGCTCGGTCGTGCCGGACGGGATCACCGTGGCCGACCTGGTGGCCCGCGGCCGCTACCCGCACCAGCGGCTCATGCGGCAGTGGTCGCGCGCCGACGAGGCGGCCGTGTCCGAGGCCATGCGCGCCACCGACGTGGCGGAACTGGCCGACCGGATCGTGGACGAGCTGTCGGGCGGGCAGCGGCAGCGGGTGTGGCTGGCCATGGCGCTGGCCCAGGAGACGCCGATCCTGCTGCTGGACGAGCCGACCACGTTCCTGGACATCTCCCACCAGATCGAGGTGCTGGACCTCTGCGCCGACCTGCACGAGGCCGGGCGCACCATGGTGGCCGTCCTGCACGACCTGAACCAGGCCTGCCGGTACGCGACCCACCTGATCGTCATGCGGGCCGGCGAGATCGTCGCGGAGGGGGACCCGACGGAGATCGTCACGCCCGAGCTGGTGCGCCGGGTGTTCGACCTGCGCTGCGAGATCATCCCGGACCCGCAGTCCGGCACCCCGCTCATCGTCCCCGAATCCCGCCGCCGCGTCTCCACCTCCGCCTGA
- a CDS encoding FecCD family ABC transporter permease, whose product MTIRVGPWSVRLAPRALLVGALLVVVACAVTVAAISTGEFTVPVPDIVSALFGQGTPVAELIVNKLRAPRVVTGLLVGAAFGLSGAIFQSLTRNPLGSPDFIGFTAGASTGGIVAVVAGGSAMAIAGGALAGCVVTAALVYALAFRGGVQGYRLVLVGIGANALLLAVNSYLLTKANINDAATAGAWLTGSLSGRGWDHAVPVAVALAVLLPVCAFVARPMRMIEMGDDAAKAMGIRVEVVRAVAITAGVLLAGVATAAAGPVVFVALAAPQLARRLTRSAGVTMGASALMGAVLLTVADLAAQRVLAPTQLPVGVLTAAIGGTYLALLLRKDRH is encoded by the coding sequence GTGACCATCCGGGTCGGCCCCTGGTCCGTACGGCTCGCGCCCCGCGCCCTGCTCGTCGGCGCGCTCCTCGTCGTGGTCGCCTGCGCGGTGACCGTGGCGGCCATCTCGACGGGCGAGTTCACGGTGCCCGTGCCCGACATCGTCTCCGCGCTCTTCGGCCAGGGCACGCCGGTCGCCGAGCTGATCGTCAACAAGCTCCGCGCCCCTCGCGTGGTGACCGGGCTGCTGGTCGGCGCGGCGTTCGGGCTGAGCGGCGCGATCTTCCAGAGCCTCACCAGGAACCCCCTGGGCAGCCCCGACTTCATCGGCTTCACCGCCGGCGCCTCGACGGGCGGCATCGTCGCCGTCGTGGCGGGCGGCTCGGCGATGGCGATCGCCGGCGGCGCGCTGGCCGGGTGCGTGGTCACGGCCGCGCTCGTGTACGCGCTGGCCTTCCGCGGCGGCGTGCAGGGCTACCGGCTGGTCCTGGTCGGCATCGGGGCGAACGCGCTGCTGCTGGCGGTCAACTCGTACCTGCTGACCAAGGCGAACATCAACGACGCCGCCACCGCGGGCGCCTGGCTCACCGGCAGCCTGAGCGGGCGCGGGTGGGACCATGCCGTCCCCGTGGCGGTCGCGCTGGCCGTGCTGCTGCCGGTGTGCGCGTTCGTGGCCCGCCCGATGCGGATGATCGAGATGGGCGACGACGCCGCCAAGGCCATGGGGATCCGGGTGGAGGTCGTGCGCGCGGTGGCGATCACCGCCGGCGTGCTGCTGGCCGGGGTGGCCACGGCCGCCGCGGGGCCCGTCGTCTTCGTCGCGCTCGCCGCGCCGCAGCTCGCCCGGCGGCTCACGCGTTCGGCCGGGGTGACGATGGGGGCCTCGGCGCTCATGGGCGCCGTCCTGCTGACCGTCGCCGACCTGGCCGCCCAGCGCGTCCTCGCCCCCACCCAGCTGCCCGTCGGCGTGCTGACCGCCGCGATCGGCGGCACGTACCTCGCCCTGCTCCTGCGGAAGGACCGCCACTGA